From Diospyros lotus cultivar Yz01 chromosome 4, ASM1463336v1, whole genome shotgun sequence, a single genomic window includes:
- the LOC127798857 gene encoding uncharacterized serine-rich protein C215.13-like gives MNSNYGKSNKPSSLNNYGFDFGGLGSNRSRPLNEQKSQTASSFTSSQSKPNTSSSWQPRPSWTHQPAAIQPAPPGLNGPSSMVGDIFGKTWSSSSSSSTATSSSIGIANKNPNLFGDLVGSALGQSKANSNVPLKVAAPVSASGSNKGAYSMGNLADSLPKTGNLAKGSGNWGSSESFGSYTSANNSSANTSNVNSMKSGTVGGPAMRSGGGMGSNKDPFGSLVDFGSKPMGSLNSATKGTNNNNSTSKDDAFGYFQNASKSSTPTFDPFPQVKSNPVGSNSGSYSRMDDFAVPTPQNQPPVQSSGGDVFDSLFTSSSASVGGSTNISEEIGSQQFSGGDDWGMDTGFGGGNDTGGTTELEGLPPPPTGFSATAAKNKGMDNYKQGQYADAIKWLSWAVILLEKAGDDAATMEVLSSRASCYKEVGEYKKAVADCTKVLERDGENVAVLVQRALLYESMEKYKLGAEDLRIVMKLDPGNRVARSTIHRLTKMAG, from the exons ATGAACTCCAACTACGGGAAATCCAACAAACCCTCGTCCCTCAACAACTACGGCTTCGATTTCGGAGGACTCGGCTCCAATCGTTCCCGACCTCTCAACGAGCAGAAGAGCCAAACAGCTTCTTCATTCACTTCTTCCCAATCCAAGCCCAATACCTCGTCTTCTTGGCAGCCTAGGCCGTCCTGGACTCACCAACCGGCGGCGATTCAGCCGGCTCCCCCCGGCTTGAATGGTCCATCCTCGATGGTCGGCGACATATTCGGGAAGACCTGGTCTTCGTCTTCCTCCTCATCGACCGCCACCTCCTCCAGCATCGGAATTGCCAATAAGAACCCTAATTTGTTCGGAGACCTTGTTGGATCTGCGTTAGGGCAAAGTAAGGCTAATAGCAACGTACCTTTGAAGGTTGCCGCGCCTGTCTCTGCATCGGGATCGAACAAGGGTGCATATTCCATGGGGAATTTAGCAGATTCGCTGCCGAAGACTGGTAATTTGGCGAAGGGAAGCGGTAATTGGGGCTCTTCGGAGAGTTTTGGGAGTTATACAAGTGCAAACAATAGTAGTGCCAATACTAGTAATGTCAATAGCATGAAAAGTGGGACTGTTGGGGGTCCGGCAATGAGGAGTGGAGGTGGGATGGGTTCAAATAAGGACCCATTTGGTTCCTTGGTTGATTTTGGATCAAAGCCAATGGGAAGTTTGAATTCAGCCACCAAAggcactaataataataattccaCTTCAAAGGATGATGCCTTTGGATATTTTCAGAATGCTTCAAAATCAAGCACACCTACATTTGATCCTTTTCCTCAGGTTAAAAGCAATCCCGTGGGAtcaaattctggttcttattcAAGAATGGATGATTTTGCTGTCCCTACCCCTCAGAATCAGCCTCCTGTTCAGTCATCTGGTGGCGATGTCTTTGACTCGCTGTTTACCTCATCCTCGGCCTCTGTTGGGGGCTCAACTAATATTTCTGAAGAAATTGGGAGCCAGCAGTTTTCTGGTGGTGATGATTGGGGAATGGATACAGGATTTGGGGGAGGGAATGACACAGGTGGGACAACTGAGCTTGAAGGTCTTCCTCCACCACCTACAGGTTTTTCGGCAACAGCTGCAAAGAATAAAGGGATGGATAACTACAAGCAGGGACAGTATGCTGATGCCATAAAGTGGCTTTCTTGGGCTGTGATTCTTCTTGAGAAGGCTGGTGATGATGCTGCTACCATGGAGGTCTTATCCAGCAGAGCTTCGTGTTACAAAGAAGTTGGGGAGTATAAAAAAGCTGTCGCAGATTGTACAAAG GTCCTAGAGCGAGATGGTGAGAATGTAGCTGTCCTTGTACAGCGTGCTCTCTTGTATGAGAGTATGGAAAAGTACAAGCTTGGTGCAGAAGACCTGAGGATTGTAATGAAGCTTGATCCGGGTAACAGGGTTGCAAGAAGTACCATCCATCGGTTGACTAAAATGGCCGGCTAG